In Panthera uncia isolate 11264 chromosome B4, Puncia_PCG_1.0, whole genome shotgun sequence, one genomic interval encodes:
- the LOC125920282 gene encoding 60 kDa heat shock protein, mitochondrial-like: MLRLPAVLRQIRPVSRALAPHLTRAYAKDVKFGADARALMLQGVDLLADAVAVTMGPKGRTVIIEQSWGSPKVTKDGVTVAKSIDLKDKYKNIGAKLVQDVANNTNEEAGDGTTTATVLARSIAKEGFEKISKGANPVEIRRGVMLAVDAVIAELKKQSKPVTTPEEIAQVATISANGDKEIGNIISDAMKKVGRKGVITVKDGKTLNDELEIIEGMKFDRGYISPYFINTSKGQKCEFQDAYVLLSEKKISSVQSIVPALEIANAHRKPLVIIAEDVDGEALSTLVLNRLKVGLQVVAVKAPGFGDNRKNQLKDMAIATGGAVFGEEGLTLNLEDVQPHDLGKVGEVIVTKDDAMLLKGKGDKAQIEKRIQEIIEQLDITTSEYEKEKLNERLAKLSDGVAVLKVGGTSDVEVNEKKDRVTDALNATRAAVEEGIVLGGGCALLRCIPALDSITPANEDQKIGIEITKRTLKIPAMTIAKNAGVEGSFIVEKIMQSSSEVGYDAMLGDFVNMVEKGIIDPTKVVRTALLDAAGVASLLTTVEVVVTEIPKEEKDPGMGGMGGMGGGMGGGMF; the protein is encoded by the coding sequence ATGCTTCGGTTACCCGCAGTACTTCGCCAAATTAGGCCAGTGTCCAGGGCACTGGCTCCTCATCTTACTCGGGCCTATgccaaagatgtaaaatttgGTGCAGATGCCCGAGCCTTAATGCTTCAAGGTGTAGACCTTTTAGCTGATGCTGTAGCTGTTACTATGGGGCCAAAGGGAAGAACAGTGATTATTGAACAGAGTTGGGGCAGTCCCAAAGTAACAAAAGACGGTGTGACTGTTGCAAAGTCAAttgatttaaaagataaatataaaaatattggcGCTAAACTTGTTCAAGACGTTGCCAATAACACAAACGAAGAGGCTGGAGATGGCACCACTACTGCTACTGTCCTGGCACGCTCTATTGCCAAGGAAGGCTTCGAGAAGATTAGCAAAGGTGCTAATCCAGTGGAAATCAGGAGAggtgtgatgttagctgttgaTGCTGTAATTGCTGAACTTAAGAAGCAGTCTAAACCTGTGACAACCCCTGAAGAAATTGCTCAGGTTGCTACCATTTCTGCAAATGGAGATAAAGAAATTGGCAACATCATTTCTGATGCAATGAAAAAGGTTGGAAGGAAAGGTGTCATCACAGTAAAGGATGGAAAAACACTAAATGATGAATTAGAAATTATTGAAGGCATGAAATTTGATCGAGGTTATATTTCTCCATACTTTATTAATACATCGAAAGGGCAGAAATGTGAATTCCAAGATGCCTATGTTCTgttgagtgaaaagaaaatttctagtGTCCAGTCCATTGTACCTGCTCTTGAAATTGCCAATGCTCACCGTAAGCCCTTGGTCATAATTGCTGAAGATGTTGATGGAGAAGCTCTGAGTACACTTGTTCTGAATAGGCTGAAAGTTGGTCTTCAGGTTGTAGCCGTCAAAGCTCCAGGTTTTGGTGACAATAGAAAGAACCAGCTTAAAGATATGGCTATTGCTACTGGTGGTGCAGTGTTCGGAGAAGAAGGGTTGACTCTAAATCTTGAAGATGTTCAGCCTCATGACTTAGGAAAAGTTGGAGAAGTCATTGTGACCAAAGATGATGCCATGCTCTTAAAAGGAAAAGGTGACAAGGCTCAAATTGAAAAAcgtatccaagaaatcattgaaCAGTTAGATATCACAACTAgtgaatatgaaaaggaaaaactgaatgaACGTCTGGCAAAACTCTCAGATGGAGTAGCTGTGCTGAAGGTTGGTGGCACAAGTGATGttgaagtgaatgaaaaaaaagacagagttaCAGATGCCCTCAATGCTACCCGAGCTGCTGTTGAAGAAGGCATTGTTCTGGGAGGGGGTTGTGCCCTGCTTCGGTGCATTCCAGCCTTGGATTCAATAACTCCAGCTAATGAAGATCAAAAAATTGGTATAGAAATCACTAAGAGAACACTCAAAATTCCTGCAATGACCATTGCTAAGAATGCAGGTGTTGAAGGATCATTCATAGTAGAGAAAATTATGCAGAGTTCCTCAGAAGTTGGTTATGATGCTATGCTTGGAGATTTTGTGAATATGGTAGAAAAGGGAATCATTGATCCAACTAAGGTTGTAAGAACTGCTTTATTGGATGCTGCTGGAGTGGCCTCTCTGTTAACTACAGTAGAAGTTGTAGTCACCGAAATTCCTAAGGAAGAGAAGGACCCTGGAATGGGCGGAATGGGAGGAATGGGAGGTGGTATGGGAGGTGGCATGTTCTAA